The Acidianus manzaensis genome has a window encoding:
- a CDS encoding 30S ribosomal protein S27e, whose protein sequence is MKKLKILIPEPKSKFIRVKCNNCGNEQIIFSHATFPVRCLACGTQLAYPTGGKAKITGEEIREMS, encoded by the coding sequence ATGAAGAAACTTAAAATATTAATACCAGAACCAAAAAGTAAATTCATAAGAGTTAAATGCAATAACTGTGGAAACGAACAAATAATTTTCAGTCATGCTACTTTTCCAGTAAGATGCCTAGCCTGTGGAACACAGCTGGCATATCCTACAGGCGGTAAAGCAAAAATAACCGGTGAAGAAATTAGAGAAATGAGCTAA
- a CDS encoding ribonuclease Z, translating to MIKVFFVGTGGGAPSKRGLPAFIVRREAFNALLDCGEGTQVTMIRHKLNIMSLKVIAITHLHADHVLGLPALIQTMNMYNRTEKLYILGNNVDKLLKGVFENTYFSPNFEIEYVNEYKDNEISIKPFKTCHVVPSQGYLIEEKDRINIDIERLKKEGISDWRIIRQLKEGKEVRFNGKTLYPDDFLIKRKGIRIAYTGDTSICDNVIKTVKGVDLLMHDSTFLDDINAREYGHSTASDAATVGKEADVKRLALVHISGRYDNDYEIEEAAKKIFSKSFVPEDLSLYILN from the coding sequence TTGATTAAAGTATTCTTTGTAGGAACTGGTGGAGGAGCACCATCAAAAAGAGGATTGCCAGCATTTATAGTTAGAAGAGAAGCGTTTAATGCTCTATTAGATTGCGGTGAAGGAACGCAAGTAACAATGATAAGGCATAAGCTAAATATAATGAGCTTGAAAGTAATCGCAATAACTCATCTTCACGCTGATCATGTATTAGGCCTTCCAGCATTAATACAGACAATGAATATGTATAATAGAACAGAAAAATTATACATCCTAGGTAATAACGTAGATAAACTATTAAAAGGAGTATTTGAGAATACTTATTTTTCTCCAAATTTTGAAATAGAATACGTAAATGAATATAAAGACAATGAAATTTCAATAAAACCATTTAAAACTTGTCATGTAGTCCCATCGCAAGGATATTTAATAGAGGAAAAAGATAGAATAAATATTGATATAGAAAGACTAAAAAAAGAAGGAATTTCAGATTGGAGAATCATTAGACAACTAAAAGAAGGAAAAGAAGTACGTTTTAATGGAAAGACTCTCTATCCAGATGATTTTCTTATAAAGAGAAAAGGAATAAGAATTGCATATACTGGAGACACCTCAATTTGCGATAATGTAATCAAGACAGTAAAAGGAGTAGATTTACTTATGCACGATTCTACTTTTTTAGATGATATTAATGCTAGAGAATATGGTCACTCTACTGCTTCAGATGCTGCAACAGTAGGTAAGGAAGCTGATGTAAAAAGGCTAGCACTAGTTCACATTAGTGGAAGATATGATAATGATTATGAAATAGAAGAAGCTGCTAAAAAAATATTTTCTAAATCTTTTGTTCCAGAAGATTTATCATTATATATATTAAATTAA
- the priS gene encoding DNA primase small subunit PriS, protein MFTLLLELNKIISILFKEYYEKANLELPPDIELREFAYQPINKNTYVRHLSFTSDIELKTFLRNNIPLHLFYSSARYQIPSAKEMEEKGWMGADLQFDIDADEICQTRKFNFCPRCGSIVDGEKCPRDGVDTIEYQEITPECIEKAYQNTLIIYDILKNDFGLSPTLYFSGNRGFHVYVTCFGECALLSSEDRKKIIDYIQGIGVPNYQGTSIEDPGWPGRYARGITKTILDEQVTIDTKRLVRIPGSLHGKSGLIVRKISTEKFELIKDLSPFSGSVIFSPYISGEFRLIDEKIKFDKGIPIKMDASLGIYAYLKGLGEVKLYVR, encoded by the coding sequence ATTTTTACATTGCTCCTAGAGTTGAATAAGATAATATCAATCCTTTTTAAAGAATACTATGAAAAAGCAAATCTAGAACTTCCACCAGATATAGAACTAAGAGAATTCGCTTATCAACCAATAAATAAAAATACTTATGTGAGGCACTTATCATTTACCTCAGATATAGAATTAAAAACATTTTTAAGAAATAATATTCCTCTTCATTTATTTTATTCATCAGCTAGATATCAAATTCCTTCAGCTAAAGAAATGGAAGAAAAAGGTTGGATGGGAGCAGATTTACAATTTGATATAGATGCAGACGAAATATGTCAAACTAGAAAGTTCAATTTTTGTCCAAGATGCGGTTCAATAGTAGATGGAGAAAAATGTCCAAGAGACGGAGTAGATACTATAGAATACCAAGAAATAACTCCAGAATGCATAGAAAAAGCGTATCAAAATACTTTAATAATATATGACATTCTAAAAAATGATTTTGGATTATCACCTACTTTATATTTCTCTGGGAATAGAGGATTTCATGTTTACGTTACTTGTTTTGGAGAATGCGCATTATTGTCATCAGAAGATAGAAAGAAAATAATAGATTATATTCAAGGGATCGGAGTTCCGAATTATCAAGGTACTTCAATAGAAGATCCAGGATGGCCAGGTAGATATGCTAGAGGAATAACCAAAACTATATTAGATGAACAAGTAACTATAGATACTAAACGTTTAGTCAGAATTCCAGGTTCATTACATGGAAAATCTGGGTTAATAGTGAGAAAAATTTCTACCGAAAAATTCGAATTAATAAAAGACTTATCCCCTTTTTCTGGATCAGTAATATTTTCACCTTATATCTCTGGCGAATTCAGACTTATTGACGAAAAGATAAAATTTGATAAAGGAATACCAATAAAAATGGATGCAAGCTTAGGAATTTATGCGTACTTAAAAGGCTTAGGAGAGGTAAAACTATATGTTAGATGA
- a CDS encoding TRM11 family SAM-dependent methyltransferase, with protein MKYAILTADEPFISLAELKSLLNNENNIYYFSGIAVFSGDYKNIARRSSNIKAIGEVLAISNDPKDINEVIRGKCFTIKPNVILRSDKDRFNALYSTATKGVIFSKKCETLDLIFTDGIIIAGLREEERDSKSLLLHAKKPYSQSGTMDAYTSRLMVNLANPKKTVFDPFVGVGSILIESAWIGYTCLGADIDINMLEKTKYNLKYFGYTCDLLQSNIATNCIKKTDAIVTDPPYGKSVNAKTIKIEELYEKLFSISSEILSKNGRLVFATDAKYDWRDKIKEYNLSIIGIHFIYLHKSLSRAIYVVQKR; from the coding sequence ATGAAATATGCTATATTAACTGCAGATGAGCCATTTATATCATTAGCTGAACTAAAATCATTATTAAATAATGAAAATAATATTTATTATTTTTCTGGAATTGCTGTTTTCAGTGGAGATTATAAAAATATAGCTAGAAGGTCATCCAATATAAAGGCAATAGGTGAAGTTCTGGCAATATCTAATGATCCTAAAGATATTAATGAAGTAATAAGAGGAAAATGCTTTACTATAAAGCCTAATGTCATTTTAAGATCTGATAAAGATAGATTTAACGCATTATATTCTACTGCTACTAAGGGAGTAATTTTTAGTAAAAAATGTGAGACTCTAGATCTAATTTTTACTGATGGAATTATAATAGCAGGATTGAGAGAAGAAGAGAGAGACTCAAAGAGTTTATTGCTTCATGCTAAAAAACCCTATTCACAATCAGGAACTATGGATGCGTATACGTCTAGACTTATGGTTAATTTAGCTAATCCTAAAAAGACAGTTTTTGATCCTTTTGTAGGAGTTGGATCTATTCTAATAGAATCTGCATGGATTGGATATACTTGCCTGGGAGCCGATATAGATATTAATATGCTAGAAAAAACAAAATACAATTTAAAATATTTTGGATATACATGTGACTTATTACAATCAAATATAGCTACTAACTGTATTAAAAAGACGGATGCGATAGTCACCGATCCACCTTACGGTAAGTCTGTTAATGCTAAAACTATCAAAATAGAAGAATTATACGAAAAATTATTTAGTATTTCTTCAGAAATTTTAAGTAAAAATGGTAGATTAGTATTTGCTACTGATGCTAAATACGACTGGAGAGATAAAATAAAGGAGTATAATTTAAGTATTATTGGTATACATTTTATTTATCTTCACAAGAGCCTTTCAAGAGCAATTTACGTGGTGCAGAAACGTTGA
- a CDS encoding RNA-protein complex protein Nop10, whose protein sequence is MTFKLRKCPKDNTYTFSKTCPICNSKTIIAHPPRFSPVDKYVKYRIEAKKGIKLNC, encoded by the coding sequence ATGACATTCAAATTAAGAAAATGCCCAAAAGATAATACTTACACATTCAGTAAAACATGCCCAATTTGTAATTCAAAGACTATTATAGCTCATCCACCTCGTTTTTCTCCAGTAGATAAATACGTAAAATATAGAATAGAAGCAAAAAAAGGAATAAAATTAAATTGCTAA
- a CDS encoding translation initiation factor IF-2 subunit alpha, with protein MIYNKHPLPREGDILIATVKQVFDYGSYVTLDEYGNLQAFLPWSEISTRWVKNIRDIVKEGRKIIVKVIRVDRKKGTVDVSLKKVNDDERRKKNAQWKKLQKTDKILEIVAQKLGKTEKEAWQEVAWKIEDKYGDVFDTLIKASKEGEKILLDAGVPEIWIKPLLEEAVKHNEEKKVKDSSVITLRTLDPQGVEKIKKVLKEAIEEDEEGQYIIKIYTIGAPRYRVDVLGTDPKLVGEKLSQIIEKIQKVGKAEGIEIGVQQK; from the coding sequence ATGATTTATAATAAACATCCATTACCAAGAGAAGGAGATATTTTAATTGCAACAGTAAAACAAGTTTTTGATTATGGTAGTTATGTTACTTTAGATGAATATGGAAACCTTCAAGCCTTCTTACCATGGAGCGAAATAAGTACAAGATGGGTAAAAAACATAAGAGATATTGTAAAGGAAGGAAGAAAAATAATAGTAAAAGTAATTAGAGTAGATCGTAAAAAAGGCACTGTAGACGTATCTCTAAAAAAAGTAAATGATGATGAAAGAAGAAAAAAGAATGCTCAATGGAAAAAACTTCAAAAAACAGATAAAATCTTAGAAATAGTTGCACAGAAATTAGGGAAAACTGAGAAAGAAGCATGGCAAGAAGTAGCATGGAAAATAGAAGACAAATATGGAGACGTTTTTGATACCTTAATTAAAGCTTCAAAAGAAGGAGAAAAAATACTACTAGATGCAGGAGTTCCAGAAATTTGGATAAAACCATTATTAGAAGAAGCAGTAAAACATAATGAAGAGAAAAAAGTAAAAGATTCCAGCGTGATAACGTTAAGAACATTAGATCCACAAGGTGTAGAAAAAATAAAGAAAGTATTAAAAGAAGCTATAGAAGAGGATGAAGAAGGACAATATATTATTAAGATTTACACTATAGGAGCACCTAGATATAGAGTAGATGTCTTAGGTACAGATCCTAAATTAGTAGGAGAAAAATTATCTCAAATTATAGAAAAAATCCAAAAAGTAGGAAAAGCAGAAGGAATAGAAATAGGAGTACAACAAAAATGA
- a CDS encoding RNA-binding domain-containing protein, with protein MTKITVTAELRPSENEAKVLLAISNFFDFEYLRREKIQYEVIIAESKTLRSLEKFHKALREERILDVARKYLRKGMSDDSITFMLHKQAAAIGRLSFVDDEKESPLGPIVFHIEYRKPEEVIDWLAPRTSKGVPLWNNSIPDD; from the coding sequence ATGACTAAAATAACTGTGACAGCTGAACTTAGACCATCAGAAAACGAAGCTAAAGTACTACTAGCGATATCGAATTTTTTTGATTTCGAATATCTAAGGAGAGAGAAAATACAATATGAAGTAATTATAGCAGAATCAAAGACCCTTAGGAGCTTAGAAAAATTTCATAAAGCCTTAAGAGAAGAAAGAATACTAGACGTTGCAAGAAAATATCTTAGAAAAGGCATGTCGGATGACTCTATAACTTTTATGTTACATAAGCAAGCAGCTGCAATAGGAAGACTTTCTTTCGTGGATGATGAAAAAGAATCTCCATTAGGTCCAATAGTTTTCCATATAGAATATAGAAAACCAGAAGAAGTTATAGATTGGTTAGCCCCAAGAACATCTAAAGGAGTTCCATTATGGAATAACAGTATTCCAGACGATTAA
- a CDS encoding ATP/GTP-binding protein, with protein sequence MYYIFFTGTAGSGKTSLVKEFQQYLLDQQLDTAIINLDPAVEKLPYTPDFDVRDYIDAYEVMQKFGLGPNSSLIVSIDLLMSKAVDIKNEISEIEANYVLVDTPGQVELFAYRDTGRILSSLIIGDNKAVNVFLLDSFLAKEARTYVSLLLLSSAIRFRMNLPQINVLSKIDLLNKKELEELNSWSNGEELIDSLGEIDDYSFDLINSLIESLDSPPVPVSSTTDEGLDELYAEIQKILAGGEDYLTEENSPRL encoded by the coding sequence ATGTACTACATTTTCTTTACCGGAACTGCAGGTTCTGGCAAAACATCATTAGTTAAAGAATTTCAACAATATTTATTAGACCAACAACTAGACACAGCAATAATTAATCTAGATCCTGCAGTAGAAAAATTACCTTACACTCCAGATTTTGATGTTAGAGACTATATAGATGCGTATGAAGTTATGCAAAAATTCGGTTTAGGTCCAAATTCATCATTAATTGTTTCAATAGACCTTTTAATGTCTAAAGCAGTAGACATAAAAAACGAAATAAGTGAAATTGAAGCTAATTATGTTTTAGTTGATACCCCAGGTCAAGTAGAATTATTTGCTTATAGAGACACTGGAAGAATATTAAGCTCATTAATAATAGGAGATAATAAAGCAGTTAACGTATTCCTTTTAGATTCATTTTTAGCTAAAGAAGCTAGAACTTATGTATCTTTACTTTTATTATCTAGTGCAATAAGATTCAGAATGAATTTACCACAAATTAATGTACTTTCGAAAATCGATTTACTAAATAAGAAAGAATTAGAAGAATTAAATAGTTGGAGTAACGGAGAAGAATTAATTGATAGTTTAGGAGAAATTGATGATTATTCTTTTGATTTGATAAATAGTCTAATAGAAAGTCTTGACTCTCCACCAGTACCAGTTTCTTCAACAACAGATGAAGGATTAGATGAATTATATGCTGAAATACAAAAAATACTAGCTGGAGGAGAAGATTATTTAACTGAAGAAAATTCTCCAAGACTTTGA
- a CDS encoding STT3 domain-containing protein, with translation MQSINSIARNLNRTTLIDTFIVTGIALVSILIRALSANYPLTINGFDSWYLFYNAVLISQAHGNWYAVPPDIHAWFPYGFFIELGDTIGLPFIVSLLSMPFYGTFGVNAVYTVTIFLDIALAGLGVGAAYVATAGITKSRIAGFVAAAIIAVSPALTYKNIIGGLPKDSWGGVFVLFSIYLLSYAIEKKKPLYGGIAGIPLFLAEISWGGSTYIDLSLLAGSFLLILLNRNDEFTAKSFTLMAIVTAFLTSFAPNSIGFLSGLAHGLSLLIIGALLFLDLYLRRIIPKEIGESRAFIIIATVVFIFVIGIVGLSFLGINPVPSRYYAIINPFYQFTVPIDRTVAEYIPQPITSMIEDFGISLILSIIGMYYLLRQGNLSALWLLVLGILSIYGTSEQPYLFNYTAYMIAPLAGAGVYFAINKLKGSSKIIPLLIIALVGISLVSDAGAAIIYSNEPNEIYTSASPYPDLNYAWVSALDWIHNETPTHSFILSWWDYGYWIEVIGNRSVIDENNTLNGTQIKLMAEMFLNNESFAANVLENDFHIYPYGSSKYNIPTYIVAYDAVTLYNNSGTYEWYIGYPTDLGGEFLGYTTSLGDIGKAMGAMTIIAGYPVNEYLNSSLITSEVDYLNSTLGPLASSDSTIATELDQLAGYVSDAYPFAWTHKAYNSLIVDMFVEALQGTGDEVIAPFSSKLEFSVSGFSISPGTPIPPIHLTYFQPVYVSLSPWISGPGYETYIMVMIYQFVQPGTIVPSTYYTS, from the coding sequence ATGCAATCAATTAATAGTATCGCCAGAAATCTGAATAGGACTACTCTAATTGATACTTTTATAGTAACTGGTATAGCATTAGTCTCAATTTTAATAAGAGCATTAAGTGCTAATTATCCTCTAACAATAAATGGTTTTGACTCATGGTATTTATTTTATAATGCAGTATTAATTTCTCAAGCACATGGAAATTGGTATGCAGTACCTCCAGATATTCACGCTTGGTTTCCTTATGGATTCTTTATAGAACTAGGAGATACTATAGGTTTGCCTTTTATTGTTTCTCTATTATCAATGCCTTTTTATGGTACTTTTGGCGTTAATGCTGTATATACGGTTACTATATTTTTGGATATTGCACTAGCAGGATTAGGTGTTGGAGCAGCTTATGTTGCAACTGCTGGTATAACTAAAAGCAGGATAGCTGGATTTGTTGCTGCTGCAATAATTGCTGTGTCTCCTGCATTAACTTATAAGAACATTATAGGAGGATTGCCTAAGGATTCTTGGGGAGGTGTTTTTGTACTTTTCTCAATATATTTACTATCATATGCTATAGAGAAAAAGAAGCCTTTATACGGTGGGATTGCCGGAATACCTCTATTCTTAGCTGAAATCTCTTGGGGAGGTTCTACTTACATTGATTTAAGCTTATTAGCTGGTTCTTTTCTACTAATTTTACTTAATAGGAATGATGAATTTACTGCTAAATCTTTTACTTTAATGGCTATCGTTACTGCATTTTTAACGTCATTTGCACCAAATAGTATAGGATTCTTATCTGGTTTAGCTCATGGACTATCTCTGTTAATAATTGGTGCATTACTATTCCTTGATTTATATCTGAGAAGGATAATTCCAAAAGAAATAGGAGAATCAAGAGCTTTCATAATTATCGCTACTGTTGTATTTATTTTTGTTATAGGTATAGTCGGATTATCATTCCTTGGAATAAATCCAGTGCCTTCTAGATATTATGCTATAATAAATCCATTCTATCAATTTACAGTACCTATAGATAGAACTGTAGCAGAATATATTCCTCAACCTATAACATCAATGATTGAAGATTTTGGAATATCTCTAATATTATCTATAATAGGAATGTATTATCTGTTAAGGCAAGGTAATTTGTCAGCATTGTGGTTGTTAGTTCTAGGTATATTAAGTATTTATGGGACTTCTGAACAACCATATTTGTTTAATTATACTGCATATATGATAGCTCCTTTGGCTGGAGCAGGAGTTTATTTTGCTATTAACAAGCTAAAAGGAAGTAGTAAAATTATACCATTATTAATTATAGCACTAGTAGGAATTTCTTTAGTTTCTGATGCGGGCGCAGCTATAATATATAGTAATGAACCTAATGAGATCTATACTTCTGCTTCTCCTTATCCTGATCTTAATTATGCATGGGTTAGTGCATTAGATTGGATTCATAATGAAACTCCTACTCATTCATTTATATTAAGCTGGTGGGATTACGGTTATTGGATAGAAGTAATAGGTAATAGAAGTGTTATTGATGAAAATAATACGCTTAATGGGACTCAAATAAAGTTAATGGCTGAGATGTTCTTAAATAACGAGAGTTTTGCTGCTAACGTTTTAGAAAATGATTTCCATATTTATCCATACGGAAGTAGTAAGTATAATATACCAACTTATATAGTAGCGTATGACGCTGTGACATTATATAATAATTCTGGAACATATGAATGGTACATAGGATACCCGACTGATCTTGGTGGTGAATTTTTAGGATATACTACTTCATTAGGAGACATAGGAAAAGCAATGGGTGCTATGACTATAATAGCAGGTTATCCAGTTAATGAATATCTAAATTCAAGTTTGATAACTAGCGAGGTTGACTATTTAAATAGTACTTTAGGTCCTTTAGCATCTAGTGACTCTACAATAGCTACTGAGTTAGATCAATTAGCTGGATATGTATCTGATGCTTATCCTTTTGCATGGACTCATAAAGCTTACAATTCATTAATAGTTGATATGTTTGTAGAAGCTTTACAAGGAACTGGAGATGAAGTTATTGCTCCATTTAGTAGCAAATTGGAATTTAGCGTTAGTGGATTTTCGATTTCTCCTGGCACTCCTATTCCACCTATTCATTTAACTTATTTCCAGCCAGTATATGTCTCTCTATCTCCATGGATAAGCGGACCAGGATATGAAACGTACATAATGGTTATGATATACCAATTTGTACAACCAGGAACTATTGTACCATCAACATACTATACAAGCTAA
- a CDS encoding integrase — MRPPGFEPGISGLEGILEREERRKISLVANLRQYATDGNVKAFYEFLINERKISEDTAKEYVSAISKKFKDSRNSQKAYRLFAKFLSSRGIISDEFAEKILKVVKIKKTNADLYIPTIDEIRKTLQLAKEYSENVYAIYRLALESGARLSEILKVLREPEKDVCENGICYYPLSWTRGYKGSFYVFHITPLKKVDITRGAIADFERRRTDAIQIKYVRKFVASKMAELGIPLDVIDFIQGRKPTRVLTQHYVLLFGIAKEQYKKYAEWLYTTD, encoded by the coding sequence ATGCGGCCGCCGGGATTCGAACCCGGGATCTCAGGCTTGGAGGGCATTTTAGAGAGGGAAGAACGCCGTAAAATTTCATTAGTTGCCAATTTACGCCAATATGCGACAGACGGCAACGTAAAGGCGTTTTACGAATTTCTCATAAATGAAAGGAAAATAAGCGAAGATACCGCAAAGGAATACGTTAGTGCGATAAGTAAAAAATTCAAAGATTCGCGTAACTCACAAAAAGCGTATAGACTGTTTGCGAAGTTTTTGTCGTCACGCGGAATTATTTCTGACGAATTCGCTGAAAAAATTCTGAAAGTAGTTAAAATAAAGAAGACTAACGCGGACCTTTACATACCGACGATAGACGAAATACGCAAAACGTTACAGTTAGCGAAAGAATATAGTGAGAACGTCTATGCGATCTACCGTTTAGCTTTAGAGAGCGGGGCGAGACTTAGCGAAATCCTAAAGGTGTTGAGAGAACCGGAAAAAGACGTCTGTGAAAACGGTATATGCTATTATCCGCTATCGTGGACGAGAGGATATAAAGGGTCGTTTTACGTCTTTCATATTACGCCTTTGAAGAAAGTAGATATAACACGCGGTGCGATAGCGGATTTTGAAAGGCGTCGCACTGACGCTATACAGATAAAGTACGTTAGGAAATTCGTCGCGTCTAAAATGGCGGAGTTAGGAATACCGTTAGACGTTATCGATTTTATCCAGGGCAGAAAACCGACGAGAGTACTAACGCAACATTACGTTTTGCTCTTCGGAATAGCGAAAGAACAATACAAAAAATATGCAGAGTGGCTGTATACAACTGACTGA
- a CDS encoding 50S ribosomal protein L44e: MKVPKTIKTYCPKCKTHTEHSVSLYKSGKRRTLAEGQRRYDRKNLGYGGKRKPLQHKFSKVTKKATFVLKCQKCGYTIMKHGIRVKKAEIVEVVK; encoded by the coding sequence ATGAAAGTTCCCAAGACGATTAAGACTTACTGCCCCAAATGTAAAACACATACAGAGCACTCAGTATCATTATATAAGTCGGGAAAGAGAAGAACATTAGCAGAAGGACAAAGAAGATATGATAGAAAGAATCTAGGATATGGAGGAAAAAGAAAGCCATTACAACATAAATTCTCCAAAGTAACTAAGAAAGCCACATTCGTATTAAAGTGCCAAAAATGTGGTTACACTATAATGAAGCATGGAATAAGAGTAAAGAAAGCCGAAATAGTCGAGGTGGTTAAATGA
- the prs gene encoding ribose-phosphate diphosphokinase, with protein sequence MIIIGGSASNGIDERIAKILNLKLVKVEHKIFPDGESYIRIPESINSENVAIVQSTYYPQDKHLMELFLIAEAAKNLGASKIIAVIPYLAYARQDRRFKDGEALSLKTVLNLIYYSGIDEILTVEPHKQDALISYFKGEVKIVDPTPALANEVKKEVEYPFVLAPDRGALDRAERLSKELNAPFSFIEKERDRTTGEVRIKEIPKDVEIKGKDVVLIDDIISTGGTLAQAAKVAYDLGARKVIAAASHVLLVNNALQKLQSAGIKCIIGTNSIRTEDNIKVADISEVIAVKL encoded by the coding sequence ATGATTATTATAGGAGGATCTGCTTCAAACGGTATTGATGAAAGAATTGCAAAAATCTTGAACTTAAAGTTAGTAAAGGTTGAGCACAAAATTTTTCCTGATGGAGAATCGTATATTAGAATACCAGAATCTATAAATAGTGAAAATGTAGCTATTGTGCAATCTACATATTATCCTCAAGATAAGCATCTTATGGAATTGTTCTTAATCGCAGAAGCTGCAAAAAATCTAGGAGCATCTAAAATTATAGCAGTAATACCTTATCTAGCTTATGCTAGACAAGATAGACGATTCAAAGACGGAGAAGCTCTTAGTCTTAAAACTGTTTTAAATTTGATATATTATAGCGGTATTGATGAAATATTAACAGTAGAACCTCATAAGCAAGATGCATTAATATCATACTTTAAAGGAGAAGTAAAGATTGTAGATCCAACACCTGCACTAGCTAATGAAGTCAAAAAAGAAGTAGAATATCCTTTTGTTTTAGCTCCGGATAGAGGAGCATTGGACAGAGCAGAAAGGTTATCTAAAGAATTAAATGCTCCTTTTTCTTTCATTGAGAAAGAAAGAGATAGAACTACTGGAGAGGTTAGAATTAAGGAAATTCCTAAGGATGTGGAAATAAAAGGAAAAGATGTAGTATTGATCGATGATATAATTAGTACTGGTGGAACTTTAGCTCAAGCAGCAAAAGTAGCATATGATCTTGGAGCTAGAAAAGTCATAGCTGCCGCTTCTCATGTTCTTCTTGTTAATAATGCTTTGCAGAAGTTACAAAGTGCAGGAATTAAATGTATAATCGGAACTAATAGCATTAGAACAGAAGATAACATTAAAGTTGCAGATATTTCTGAAGTAATAGCTGTAAAACTATGA
- a CDS encoding DNA polymerase sliding clamp — translation MKFKALDAQAMVSIIKTISEFMDEANIISSKDGIKISGIDPSRVTFLDFFLPSSYFDNYESKEKEVIGINLKDLTSILSRVSKNDALSVEAEDKLKITLEGDFERIFVLPLLSLEEQKNPSLNLEFPFKAKLLTVTFSDVIEGLEDLGDTLIVSSENGKLYFSVEGDMGESKVELSTDNGALLEASGSDAKSTYGMEYVANTTKMSKPSDTLEISFGSQIPLKLHFELPQGGYGDFYIAPRVE, via the coding sequence ATGAAGTTTAAAGCATTAGATGCACAAGCAATGGTTAGCATAATTAAAACAATATCAGAATTTATGGATGAAGCTAATATTATATCATCCAAAGATGGTATAAAAATTTCTGGAATAGATCCTTCTAGAGTAACATTCTTAGATTTTTTCCTTCCATCATCATATTTTGATAATTATGAGTCAAAGGAAAAAGAAGTAATTGGAATAAACCTAAAAGATCTAACTTCAATTCTGTCAAGAGTATCTAAGAACGATGCATTAAGCGTAGAAGCAGAAGATAAGCTCAAAATAACATTGGAAGGAGACTTTGAAAGAATATTTGTATTACCATTATTAAGTTTAGAAGAACAGAAAAATCCATCATTAAATCTAGAATTTCCTTTCAAAGCTAAACTTCTTACAGTAACTTTTTCAGATGTAATAGAAGGCTTAGAAGATTTAGGAGATACCTTAATAGTATCTTCAGAAAATGGTAAACTATACTTCTCAGTAGAAGGAGATATGGGAGAATCAAAAGTAGAATTATCTACTGATAATGGAGCATTACTTGAAGCTAGTGGTAGCGATGCTAAAAGCACATATGGTATGGAGTACGTAGCTAACACAACTAAAATGTCAAAACCATCTGATACTCTAGAAATATCCTTTGGATCTCAAATTCCTTTGAAATTACATTTTGAACTTCCTCAAGGAGGATACGGGGATTTTTACATTGCTCCTAGAGTTGAATAA